CAAATTGACATGCTCGAAACAAAATTGCTCTGGCCCATACACCCTTTCAAACAAGGTGACAACTTCCCGATGTCCTGTTGACAGGTCATCCAGCACCACAACCCGGCGATGATCTTCCAACAGACGCCGAACCGCGTGACTGCCAACATATCCCGCTCCCCCCGTCACCAAAACAGCATCCATCATGCCTGCTCCTCTACAGAATGGTGTACAACGGGCTGTTTTCCAAGCCCCTTCATCTGAGAAAACATCACTTTGTACAATTCAATATACACATTGAACAAGCAGAGATTGAACTATTTTCAAAACGCAATATATACCTCGCATTTGTTTTGAACTTGACATCTCGCCATAAAGGTCTTATTTTTTTACATATAGACAACATACAGCTTTTTAGCGTATTATGCCGTGTGTCAAAAAAGTCTATCTCGAAACCCGACAGTGGATTCCGAGATAGATTTTTCATTTCATGGGATATTATTATGAATCGCGTTTATCTGACCAAAAATGGGTATGAGAAAATTCGAACTGAGTTGATCCGTCTGCAAACCAAAGAGCGGCCAATTGTCATTGCAGCGATTAAAAAAGCGCGCGAGTTTGGCGACCTGAGCGAAAACGCCGAATACCATGCAGCCAAAGAGCGGCAGGCATTTCTCGAAAAGAAAATTGCCGAATTGCAAGAAAAACTCACGAACTCAGAAATTATCGACGAAAGCCAAATCCCCAAAGACAAAGCCTATCTGGGCGCAACGGTCAAATTGCAAGATAAAAAAAATGGCAGAGAAATGCAGTACACACTGGTCACCGTGGATGAAGCTGATTTTGACCAGAATAAAATATCGACAGCATCTCCCATTGGCAAAGCTCTGTTGGGCAAACGCGTTGGCGAGGTCGTCGATGTTCAAGTGCCCGTCGGCATACTCACTTATGAGATTCTCGATATCTCAAGAGACTGAATTTTTCATACAAACCAAAAGGTGACATTGTCAATGTCGCCTTTTTTATAAATAAAAAAGGGCAAATCGACATCTGTCGGTTTGCCCTTTAAACAATGCATAGACAAGGTCAAGCGTCTTTCTTTTCCTCTACAACTTCCTCTTCTTCAGCAGAAGCGTCAGACTCGGTTTCCTCAACATCGGATTCGGTTATTGCGTCATCGGACACCAGCTCAATCAAACACAATTCACTGCTATCACCTCGCCTGGGACCCAGCTTGAGAATACGCGTATATCCGCCACCTCGGTCGGCAAATGAGGGACCAATTTCTTCAAATAACTTTGTGAGCACCACCTTATTCTGAATACGCCGCAAAACTTGACGCCGCGCGTGCAAGTCGCCACGCTTGGCAAAAGAGATCAATCGTTCGGCGACACTGCGCAATTCTTTCGCCTTTGGCAGTGTAGTACGCACCTTGCCGTTGTCAAATAGAGACGTGGCCATATTGTTGAGCATGGCTTTTTTGTGGCTCGCCGTGCGACCCAGCTTTCTGCCCCTTTTCCCGTGCCTCATTGGTTTCCTCGTTAAAAATCGTCGTCCAAAATCGAGATGTGGTCAGATTTGGAAGCGACATCTTGATATTTGCTTACATCAATGCCAAATGCGATACCCAAATTTTCGAGAATAGCTGTCAATTCATTGAGCGATTTGCGGCCAAAATTGCGGAATTTGAGCATTTCGTTTTCCGTTTTTTGAACGAGATCTTCAAGTGTTATAATATTGGCAGCCTTTAAGCAATTTGCCGACCGCACCGACAATTCCAACTCATCTACAGGCATCTTGAGCAGTGTTGCAATGCGGCGCGTTTCCTCATCGACAACTTCTTCCAATTCTTCTTCTGGCTCTTCTTCAAAATTGATAAACAACTCGAGATGATTTTTCAATATTCTCGCAGCATGAGCCACCGCATCGTCGGGTCGCACAACGCTGTTTGTCCAAACAGCCAGTGAAAGTTTATCGTAATCGGTCTGCTGCCCTACGCGCGCATTATCGATTTCATAATGCACTTTTCGGATTGGGGAAAAAGCAGCATCCAACACAATGGTCCCCATGGGCTGGTCTGCCTGCTTGTTTGCTTCTGCCAGCACATAGCCTCGGCCTTTCCCAACGGTGACTTCCATGTCGAGCACACCGTCTTTGTCGAGTGTTGCAATATGTAAATCGGGATTCATGACTTCGACATCGGCATCGACTTGCAAATCGCCAGCCTTGAGTTCTCCCGGACCCTCTTTTTTTACATATAGCAATTTGTCTGCATCTGTATGCATGCGCAGGCAAATTTCCTTGAGATTTAGAACGACTTCCGTCACATCTTCCACGACGCCCTCAATCACGGTAAACTCGTGCTGAATTCCTTCAATTTTCACGGCCTTAACAGCAGCCCCCTCAATGGAAGAAAGCAAGACACGGCGCAGTGCATTCCCAATCGTAGCACCAAACCCGCGCTCAAGAGGCTGAACACTAAACAGGCCGTAATCATCACTCAGGCTTTCTTCATCGATCTGTACAAATCGAGGCATTTGAAAATTTTTCGCGTTCATAAACAAAAGCTCCCGGTGCGCGTCCATTACTTGGAGTAAAGCTCAACAATGAGCTGCTCTTCAACAGGCGTTGGTATATCATCTCGCTTTGGATATTCTACAAGCGTACCGCTCAAATTCACTTTATCTACCGAAAGCCAAGACGATTGACCAGCATCACCAGTGCGCGTGAGTGCATCGTGAATGAGTTGCATCTGGCGACTTTTTTCTCGTACCTGCACAGTATCTCCCGGCGAAACCTGAAATGAAGGAATATCTACGGTTCGTCCATTGACAGCGATGTGGCGATGTCTCACGAGTTGTCGCGCTGATTTTCGAGATGGTGCAAAACCCAAGCGATATATCATGTTGTCCAGACGACATTCGAGCATCTGCAAAAGCAACTCACCCGTCACACCCTTTCTACGAGCGGCTTTTGAATAATACGTGCGAAACTGATTTTCCAGTACGCCGTAGATACGCTTTGTTTTTTGTTTTTCACGAAGCTGAAGTGCGTATTCCGACGGCTTTCGACGCATATTTTGTCCATGCATGCCGGGCGCATAACTTCGTCGGTCAAATGAACATTTGTCCATGTGACATCGCGCACCTTTGAGAAACAACTTCATGCCTTCTCGGCGACACAATTTACAACTTGGGCCAGTGTATCTCGCCATTCAATATCTCCCTGTTTTCTGTGTTAAACGCGGCGGCGCTTAGGAGGACGGCACCCATTGTGTGGAATTGGGGTAACATCTTTGATCGCTGAAATTTCCAATCCAGCTCCCTGCAGCGACCGCACGGCGGCTTCTCGCCCAACGCCAGGTCCTTTGACCCAGACTTCCACCCGGCGCAAACCCATTGCCATGGCTTCTCGCGCCGCATCAGTGGCAGCCAACTGAGCAGCATAAGGCGTACTTTTTCTCGACCCTTTAAACCCGACTTTCCCCGTTGATGACCAGGAAATAACTCTACCTTCACGGTCACTTAGAGTGACAATAGTATTGTTAAAACTGGCATTGACATGTGCGACGCCATGGGCTTCAACGCGTCTATTCCGTCGTCTTCCTCTTCTGACCGCCAAACGACTCCTCCTTTGATTGTCCTGCGTCCATCTATACGGTTCGTCTGCGACTGCCAATACCGGGTTTCTTTCCCTTGCGCGTCCTGGCATTGGTGCGCGTCCGCTGCCCTCTCACCGGCAAACCGCGACGCCATCGCAAACCTCGATAGCATCCAATATCCATCAATCGCTTGATGTTCATTGCAACTTCGCTTCGCAGGTTTCCTTCAACCTTGTACTCGCCTTCGACAACTGAGCGCAATTTGGTGACTTCCTCGTCAGTCAAAGCATCTACGCGCGTATCAGGCGAAATCTGCGTCTGTGTCAAAATTTTTTGTGAAGTGCTCAAACCAATACCCAAAATATATGTCAACGCAACTTCCACGCGCTTTTCTCTTGGAATATCTACACCTGCAATTCGGGCCATGCGATTGCGTCTCCTATAAGGTTATCCTTGTCGCTGTTTGTGTCGCGGGTTGACTTTGCAAATCACGCGCACGACACCGCGGCGGCGAATGATCTTGCAGTGATTGCAACGACGGCGAACTGATGATTGAACTTTCATAAATAAATCTCCAGCATTCTGAGTAGATCAAGCTCGGCGTCCTCGAATGCGGCCTTTTTTCATAAACCCATCGTAGTGACGCATCAGCAAATGCGATTCAACCTGCTGTAAAGTGTCGAGTGCCACACCGACCATAATCAACAAACCCGTACCGCCAAACACTTGTTCGAGACCAGGATGAACCCCCATAGAATTGATAATAAAGTATGGGCCAACGGCTATTGCAGCTAAGAAAATCGCACCTGGCATGTTGATTCGCGTAAGCACCCGATCGATAAAGTCCGACGTGCGTTTGCCCGGTCTGACGCCGGGAATAAATCCGCCTTGCCGTTTCATATTATCCGCTAGATCAATCGGATTAAACACAATGGCGGTATAAAAATAAGCAAAGAAAATGACCAGCAAGGAGTAAATTGACCAGTAAGGCAATGACACCCAGGACATACTCGGCGTAAAAGCAGCCGCGAGATTTTGCATAAATACATTATTAGGGGCAAAGCCAGCCATTGTCGCAGGTAAAAACATAATGGCCTGAGCAAAAATAATAGGCATCACGCCAGAAGTATTGACTTTGAGCGGTATATGTGTGCTTTGCCCACCATATACCCGTCGTCCAACGACGCGTTTGGCGTATTGTACCGGAATTCTACGCGTGCCCTGTGTGATGAGCACAACCAGAGCAGTTAAGGCAACAACGATTACTAAAACAGCTATTTCGATCAAAATTGCTTTGTCATTGGTCACAAAATCGCGATATTCCTGCCGCACGACAAAGGGCAATGCCGCAATAATGCCAATAAAAATGAGTAGCGACATTCCGTTGCCAATACCGTGTGCGTCAATTTGTTCCCCCAACCACATAATCAACACGGTTCCGGCAGTAATTGTCAATACAGTCAACAGTCGGAAGCCCCACCCGGGATAG
The genomic region above belongs to Gemmatimonadota bacterium and contains:
- the rpsD gene encoding 30S ribosomal protein S4 — translated: MARYTGPSCKLCRREGMKLFLKGARCHMDKCSFDRRSYAPGMHGQNMRRKPSEYALQLREKQKTKRIYGVLENQFRTYYSKAARRKGVTGELLLQMLECRLDNMIYRLGFAPSRKSARQLVRHRHIAVNGRTVDIPSFQVSPGDTVQVREKSRQMQLIHDALTRTGDAGQSSWLSVDKVNLSGTLVEYPKRDDIPTPVEEQLIVELYSK
- the greA gene encoding transcription elongation factor GreA; amino-acid sequence: MNRVYLTKNGYEKIRTELIRLQTKERPIVIAAIKKAREFGDLSENAEYHAAKERQAFLEKKIAELQEKLTNSEIIDESQIPKDKAYLGATVKLQDKKNGREMQYTLVTVDEADFDQNKISTASPIGKALLGKRVGEVVDVQVPVGILTYEILDISRD
- the rpmJ gene encoding 50S ribosomal protein L36, whose protein sequence is MKVQSSVRRRCNHCKIIRRRGVVRVICKVNPRHKQRQG
- a CDS encoding 50S ribosomal protein L17; protein product: MRHGKRGRKLGRTASHKKAMLNNMATSLFDNGKVRTTLPKAKELRSVAERLISFAKRGDLHARRQVLRRIQNKVVLTKLFEEIGPSFADRGGGYTRILKLGPRRGDSSELCLIELVSDDAITESDVEETESDASAEEEEVVEEKKDA
- the rpsM gene encoding 30S ribosomal protein S13; protein product: MARIAGVDIPREKRVEVALTYILGIGLSTSQKILTQTQISPDTRVDALTDEEVTKLRSVVEGEYKVEGNLRSEVAMNIKRLMDIGCYRGLRWRRGLPVRGQRTRTNARTRKGKKPGIGSRRRTV
- the rpsK gene encoding 30S ribosomal protein S11 codes for the protein MPGRARERNPVLAVADEPYRWTQDNQRRSRLAVRRGRRRNRRVEAHGVAHVNASFNNTIVTLSDREGRVISWSSTGKVGFKGSRKSTPYAAQLAATDAAREAMAMGLRRVEVWVKGPGVGREAAVRSLQGAGLEISAIKDVTPIPHNGCRPPKRRRV
- a CDS encoding DNA-directed RNA polymerase subunit alpha, with amino-acid sequence MNAKNFQMPRFVQIDEESLSDDYGLFSVQPLERGFGATIGNALRRVLLSSIEGAAVKAVKIEGIQHEFTVIEGVVEDVTEVVLNLKEICLRMHTDADKLLYVKKEGPGELKAGDLQVDADVEVMNPDLHIATLDKDGVLDMEVTVGKGRGYVLAEANKQADQPMGTIVLDAAFSPIRKVHYEIDNARVGQQTDYDKLSLAVWTNSVVRPDDAVAHAARILKNHLELFINFEEEPEEELEEVVDEETRRIATLLKMPVDELELSVRSANCLKAANIITLEDLVQKTENEMLKFRNFGRKSLNELTAILENLGIAFGIDVSKYQDVASKSDHISILDDDF
- the secY gene encoding preprotein translocase subunit SecY, translating into MLESVKSVFKIPELRYKVLFTLGILAIYRLGGQIPIPGIDRVALGEFFAGTSQTIFGLYDMFVGGAFTRATVFALGIMPYISASIIFQLMGAVVPSLQKLQKEGEAGRKKIIQYTRYGTVALAAAQSLGVSFFLESLQSPATGLSVVLYPGWGFRLLTVLTITAGTVLIMWLGEQIDAHGIGNGMSLLIFIGIIAALPFVVRQEYRDFVTNDKAILIEIAVLVIVVALTALVVLITQGTRRIPVQYAKRVVGRRVYGGQSTHIPLKVNTSGVMPIIFAQAIMFLPATMAGFAPNNVFMQNLAAAFTPSMSWVSLPYWSIYSLLVIFFAYFYTAIVFNPIDLADNMKRQGGFIPGVRPGKRTSDFIDRVLTRINMPGAIFLAAIAVGPYFIINSMGVHPGLEQVFGGTGLLIMVGVALDTLQQVESHLLMRHYDGFMKKGRIRGRRA